The proteins below are encoded in one region of Chelmon rostratus isolate fCheRos1 chromosome 21, fCheRos1.pri, whole genome shotgun sequence:
- the zgc:112496 gene encoding uncharacterized protein zgc:112496: protein MSRLFACEDPATWRSVSEKYWDAVEAKAKGKKPGKLLNLDKWYQEELPTLISSRADKHVTLSELVKLMEWKLTRGKFRPRLQQLVASNCADTVEKCSRKAFSLLPDVQAAIAELSSLKGVGPATASAVLAAGAPEQTAFMSDEAMESVPGLKPIQYTAKHYALYLGKMAEKTEKLNKAGPQRDWTPHRLELCLWAMTIAEQQQLPLLKDVDVKASGVAEKWSDTDQKPAKKLKTR, encoded by the exons ATGAGTCGTCTGTTTGCCTGTGAGGACCCAGCCACATGGAGGAGTGTGTCTGAGAAATACTGGGATGCAGTGGAGGCCAAGGCCAAAGGCAAGAAACCTGGAAAGCTGCTGAACCTCGACAAGTG GTACCAAGAGGAGCTGCCCACACTCATTTCAAGTCGAGCTGACAAACATGTCACTCTGTCAGAGCTGGTGAAACTGATGGAGTGGAAGCTCACT AGAGGGAAGTTCAGGccgaggctgcagcagctggtggctTCCAACTGTGCGGACACTGTGGAGAAATGTTCCAGAAAGGCCTTCAGCCTCCTGCCCGATGTGCAGGCAGCGATCGCAGAGCTCAGCTCCCTGAAAGGAGTCGGCCCAGCCACCGCCTCAG ctgtgttggctgcaggaGCTCCAGAACAGACTGCATTCATGTCTGATGAAGCCATGGAGAGCGTACCGGGATTGAAGCCCATCCAATACACAGCCAAGCACTACGCTCTCTACCTGGGCAAAATGGCTGAGAAGACTGAAAAACTTAACAAAG cggGCCCCCAGCGGGACTGGACGCCCCACAGGCTCGAGCTGTGTTTGTGGGCGATGACCATAGccgaacagcagcagctcccactTCTAAAGGATGTTGATGTGAAGGCAAGCGGTGTGGCGGAGAAGTGGTCTGACACTGACCAAAAACCAGCAAAGAAGCtcaaaacaagataa
- the wdr24 gene encoding GATOR complex protein WDR24, with product MEKMSRVTTALSSSAVSGRTMFCHLDAPANAISVCRDATQVVVAGRNIFKIYALEEEQFVEKLNLRVGRKPSLNFSCADVMWHQMEENLLATAATNGAVVTWNLGKPSRNKQDQLFTEHKRTVNKVCFHPTEVYMLLSGSQDGFMKCFDLRKKESVSTFSGQSESVRDVQFSMKDYFTFAASFENGNVQLWDIRRPDRYERMFTAHTGPVFCCDWHPDDRGWLATGGRDKMVKVWDMTTNRAKEIYCVQTIASVARVKWRPERKFHLATCSMMVDHNIYVWDVRRPFIPFATFEEHKDVTTGIVWRHQHDPHFLLSGSKDSTLYQHMFKDATRPVDKANPEGLCFGLFGDLAFAAKESLISSDRNDRKPYPGGDRRYPIFFFKKPDPTEQFAHVSSALSVFETDLDSSRMDWFVKTAQLYLLSGKPFAELCDHNAKVAQELKRPQVSTTWTMLRIMFSDPANLTTPGPNHNLSKLGTLPLMNSFSMKEMGSGMGTESRLERSKGESRQDNIHLEPGNSHISNNNEENEETEGSDGQAENMFGDAELDDDDLYSVEHDNQTEEQEYTLPQEAFQLRHEIMDNPSAPEHLQQDKADSPHVSGNEAEVTCLTPIESFSLISISQPLFSPRLPASFFCPIVREMLSYYAEQGDVQMAVSVLIVLGDRIRKEIDDLTQEHWYMSYIDLLQRFELWNVSNEVIKLSTCSAITCLNQASTTLHINCSNCKRPMSNKGWICDRCHQCASVCAVCHHVVKGLFVWCQGCSHGGHLEHIMNWLKSSAHCPAGCGHLCEYT from the exons ATGGAGAAGATGTCGCGGGTTACCACAGCCCTCAGCAGCAGTGCCGTCAGTGGCCGAACTATGTTCTGCCACTTGGACGCTCCAGCCAACGCCATCAGCGTGTGCCGTGATGCCACGCAGGTGGTGGTGGCTGGCCGCAACATCTTCAAGATCTACGcactggaggaggagcagtttGTGGAGAAGCTGAACCTACGCGTTGGCCGTAAACCCTCTCTCAACTTCAGCTGTGCGGATGTCATGTGGCACCAGATGGAGGAGAACCTGCTGGCCACGGCTGCCACCAATGGGGCGGTGGTCACCTGGAACCTGGGAAAACCCTCCCGTAATAAGCAGGACCAGCTGTTTACTGAGCACAAACGCACTGTCAACAAGGTGTGCTTCCACCCCACAGAGGTTTACATGCTATTAAGTGGCTCGCAGGATGGATTCATGAAGTGTTTCGACCTACGCAAAAAGGAGTCTGTCAGCACTTTCTCAG GTCAGTCGGAGAGTGTAAGAGACGTGCAGTTCAGCATGAAGGATTATTTCACTTTTGCTGCATCCTTTGAGAATGGCAACGTCCAGCTGTGGGACATCAGGCGCCCGGACCGCTACGAGCGAATGTTCACTGCCCATACTGGGCCTGTGTTTTGCTGCGACTGGCACCCTGATGACAG GGGATGGCTGGCCACTGGGGGCAGGGACAAGATGGTGAAAGTATGGGACATGACCACTAACCGGGCCAAGGAGATCTATTGTGTTCAGACGATCGCCTCGGTGGCACGGGTCAAGTGGCGGCCGGAGAGGAAGTTTCATTTAGCCACCTGTTCCATGATGGTGGATCACAACATCTATGTGTGGGATGTCCGCAGACCTTTCATTCCTTTCGCCACCTTTGAGGAACACAAGGATGTGACCACTGGTATTGTGTGGCGCCACCAGCACGACCCTCATTTCCTGCTCTCTGGCTCTAAGGACAGCACCCTCTACCAACACATGTTCAAGGACGCCACTCGACCTGTGGACAAGGCCAACCCTGAGGGTCTGTGCTTCGGACTGTTCGGTGACTTGGCCTTTGCAGCCAAGGAGAGTCTGATcagcagtgacagaaatgacagaaagcCTTACCCTGGAGGCGACCGCCGCTACCCTATCTTTTTCTTCAAAAAACCCGACCCGACAGAACAGTTTGCCCATGTGTCCAGCGCCCTTAGCGTCTTTGAGACAGACTTGGACAGTAGCCGCATGGACTGGTTTGTCAAGACAGCACAACTCTACCTCCTCAGTGGGAAACCGTTTGCTGAGCTTTGTGATCACAATGCCAAGGTGGCACAGGAGCTCAAAAGACCTCAG GTTTCCACAACATGGACCATGTTGAGAATCATGTTCTCTGACCCAGCAAACCTCACAACACCTGGTCCAAACCATAACCTCAGTAAACTGGGCACCTTGCCTTTAATGAACAG TTTCAGCATGAAGGAAATGGGCTCAGGGATGGGCACAGAGAGCAGACTGGAGCGCAGTAAAGGAGAGAGCAGGCAGGACAACATCCACCTGGAGCCTGGGAACTCACACATCAGCAATAATAATGAAG AAAATGAGGAGACAGAAGGCAGTGACGGCCAGGCTGAAAATATGTTTGGTGATGCGGAGTTAGATGATGATGACCTCTACTCTGTGGAGCATGACAACCAAACAG AAGAGCAGGAGTACACGCTGCCCCAGGAGGCTTTCCAGCTGCGCCACGAGATCATGGATAACCCATCTGCACCTGAGCACCTTCAGCAGGACAAGGCCGACTCCCCGCACGTCAGCGGCAACGAGGCAGAAGTCACCTGTCTGACCCCCATCGAGTCCTTCTCGCTCATCTCCATTTCCCAGCCGCTGTTCAGCCCTCGTCTTCCTGCCAGCTTCTTCTGTCCCATTGTGCGGGAGATGCTGAGCTACTATGCTGAGCAGGGTGACGTGCAGATGGCCGTGTCTGTGCTTATCGTCTTGGGGGACCGGATCCGCAAAGAGATCGATGACCTCACCCAG GAGCACTGGTACATGTCCTACATAGACCTGCTGCAGCGATTCGAGTTGTGGAACGTGTCCAATGAGGTCATCAAGTTGAGCACATGCAGCGCCATCACCTGCCTGAACCAGGCGTCTACAACCCTGCACATCAACTGCAGCAACTGCAAGCGGCCAATGAGCAACAAAGGCTGGATTTGTGACAG GTGCCACCAGTGTGCCAGTGTATGTGCAGTGTGCCATCATGTGGTGAAGGGACTGTTTGTGTGGTGTCAGGGCTGCAGCCACGGCGGACATCTGGAGCACATCATGAACTGGCTCAAGAGCAGCGCCCACTGCCCTGCTGGCTGCGGTCACCTGTGTGAGTACACCTGA
- the anks3 gene encoding ankyrin repeat and SAM domain-containing protein 3 has product MSELSDEASESEQLGASLSLWLGDTLVRPEELDVPLDLHTACSIGQYDVVAECIKKREVDLDGKNIGGWTPLMYASYIGHDNIANLLLEAGVNVNAATAKGLTPLMLAASCGNESIAYFLLQQGAELELKDSRGWTALFHCTSTGHQQMVKFLLDNNADTNVKEPGSGFTPLMEAAASGHEIIVQNLLDHKVKVDDRNAKGETARALAMMYGYTKIVSLIDSRSPRIKPGHYEDLSSSEDSDSAPPRIRSGRNRAKGISIHDGPQAIAKFRVGGTSKLCEPPAVPPGYMTFRDIGEQSEGICYRDVTSPINELDGQSNSSRDDSPFFDNDMPTMRSSSSSSEGLPHVIGLNWEGSVESNEDSDQCKKSSSRRVNKGHHSKGKSRHGSNDAAHSSGTVNCGMRSHVGLPPSYTGPKDLAEFLEQIGFSKYLPLLEEQDIDLRIFLTLTENDLKEIGITLFGPKRKMTSAIARWHSSARPPSDALEQAYADQLEAEMQEMAIQLHKRCEEVESLQSQVSQEKELRTVMEGCLMEDKMAWRRVHAELVENHRMAQEMSATLAESRARCTELLSCFSTDGNSSSNARVRDKTEGDADVKADEGLTLSSVAELIKKLDSHEEQLAATLQTMLQSLRRLSAPEKVSDSWERP; this is encoded by the exons ATGTCCGAGCTAAGTGACGAGGCCAGTGAATCAGAGCAACTGGGTGCCAGCCTCTCCTTGTGGCTGGGTGACACTCTGGTGCGACCTGAGGAGCTGGATGTCCCCCTGGACCTCCACACCGCCTGCTCCATCGGCCAGTACGACGTGGTGGCAGAGTGCATCAAAAA ACGTGAGGTGGACCTGGATGGCAAGAACATTGGAGGATGGACCCCACTGATGTATGCGTCCTACATCGGCCATGACAACATTGCAAATCTCTTGCTGGAGGCCGGTGTGAATGTAAATGCTGCCACTGCCAAAGGATTAACCCCCTTGATGCTGGCAGCAAGCTGCGGGAATGAAAGTATTGCATACTTCCTGCTTCAG CAAGGTGCTGAGTTGGAGCTGAAGGATTCTCGAGGCTGGACCGCTTTGTTCCACTGCACAAGCACAGGCCACCAGCAGATGGTCAAGTTCCTGCTGGATAATAACGCTGACACCAATGTCAA GGAGCCAGGGTCTGGTTTTACTCCCCTGATGGAAGCTGCTGCTTCGGGACATGAAATCATTGTTCAGAACCTGCTTGACCAT AAAGTTAAAGTCGATGACCGCAACGCTAAAGGAGAGACTGCCCGTGCCCTCGCCATGATGTACGGCTACACCAAGATCGTCAGCCTCATTGACTCGCGTTCTCCAAGGATCAAACCAG GACACTATGAAGACCTGAGCTCCTCTGAGGACTCGGACAGCGCACCGCCAAGGATTAGGTCGGGTCGCAACCGAGCTAAAGGCATAAGCATCCACGATGGGCCCCAGGCCATCGCCAAGTTCCGAGTAGGAGGCACCAGCAAACTGTGTG AGCCTCCTGCGGTGCCGCCAGGCTACATGACATTCCGTGATATTGGTGAACAGAGCGAAGGCATCTGCTACCGTGACGTGACCTCACCCATCAACGAGCTGGACGGccagagcaacagcagcagag ATGACAGTCCGTTCTTTGACAATGACATGCCCAccatgaggagcagcagcagcagcagtgaaggcCTGCCTCATGTGATTGGCCTCAACTGGGAAGGTTCTGTGGAGAGTAACGAG GACTCAGACCAGTGCAAAAAGAGCAGCTCTCGCAGAGTCAATAAGGGCCATCACTCAAAAGGCAAGAGTCGCCATGGAAGCAACGATGCAGCTCACTCCAGTGGCACAGTAAATTGTGGGATGCGATCACATGTTGGTCTTCCACCCTCCTATACTGGTCCAAAG GATCTGGCAGAGTTCTTGGAACAAATTGGCTTCTCAAAGTATCTCCCTTTACTTGAGGAGCAAGACATTGACCTGCGAATATTTCTCACCCTGACCGAAAATGATCTCAAAGAAATAGGGATCAC ATTGTTCGGACCCAAGCGTAAGATGACCTCGGCAATTGCAAGGTGGCACAGCAGTGCTCGACCGCCCAGCGATGCTCTGGAACAGGCGTACGCTGACCAGCTTGAGGCCGAGATGCAGGAGATGGCCATTCAGCTACACAAG CGCTGCGAGGAGGTGGAGAGCCTGCAGAGCCAGGTGTCTCAGGAGAAGGAGCTGCGTACTGTGATGGAGGGGTGTCTCATGGAGGACAAGATGGCATGGAGGAGGGTCCACGCTGAGCTGGTGGAGAACCACCGGATGGCTCAGGAAATGAGCGCCACGCTGGCTGAGTCCAGGGCCCGCTGCACTGAACTGCTGTCCTGTTTCTCTACCGATGGGAACAGCAGCTCTAATGCTCGCGTGCGAGATAAAACAGAGGGCGACGCTGATGTTAAAG CTGACGAGGGCCTGACACTCTCCAGTGTTGCAGAGCTAATAAAAAAGCTGGATTCCCATGAAGAACAACTGG CGGCGACCCTGCAAACCATGCTTCAGAGTCTGAGGCGACTGAGTGCCCCCGAAAAAGTCTCAGATAGCTGGGAACGGCCGTAA